CAGATAAGTCAAATCCAAACGGTTCAAAGGAAAATATAGCTGGTATCATCAATGACACAAAGAATGTTCTTGGCCTGATGCCACATCCTGAAAGGGCTTCACAGCATTTGCTGGGATCTGAGGATGGATTGAAAATATTCCAGTCCATGGTCGAATATATATCAGAAAGTTGAATATAGTAGCAACCGGTATTCAGAAAACTGCAGAATGTCGAAACATCAGGATTATTTATGTTTCTTAATTAAGTTATCACATGTTTTCCAGGAATGACGTACAAACTCTGGAAATGAATCATTCTCGCAAATCCACTCTTCAAGAAACTTTTTTGTTTTTGGATCTGAAGGATAACCACTTCCAAAATCTATACCCATTTCCTTTTTGATTTTTTCGATAAGTTCATCTCTTCTGACCTTTGCTATTATTGAAGCAGCTGAAACGATTGGATAGATGCTGTCAGCCCTGTGTTTTGATATGATCTCTATCTGCTTTGCTCCTGGATTGCTTTCTGAATATTTTATTTTGAGTGTCGATCCAAACCTTTCAGAGTTTACATCAACGGAGTCCACATAGGCCTTATCAGGCCTCAACTTATTCAGGACCTTCAGGAAGCCATGAACCATAATCTGATTCATTGTCATAACCTTTCTCAGTTCATCTATCTGCTGCGGACTTATTTCAAAAATATACCAGTCATCTGAATACTTTTTTATCTGATATGCGAACTCTTTTCTTTTGCTTGCAGTGACAGTTTTTGAATCGCGTACCTTGAGATTTTTTATGGTATTCAGTTTGCTTTCATCAATAGCCACTCCTGCAATACACATAGGACCTATGACAGGCCCTTTACCAGCTTCATCAATTCCTGCAATTATTGTCATTATATCTCTCATCTGAGCTTGATTACATAAACATTGTGAACAGAAGATATCCAATTGTCATCATAACAATTGCATGCTTGAGCCCGGACATAACACTACCTTCTCCCATAGCCCCTGCCATGAGACCTGAACTGAATCCCTGTATGATAGCTGCGTGCTTGAACAACTGGATGTAGGAGTCAAGATCAAACGTACCAAGGAATCCTGCCTGATTACCTGTAGCTGCCATTTTTTCACCAGCTGCTGCCATTTCTGCAAGAAAGGTTGTAGAAACTACATAAATGACTCCAACAAATACAAAGAATGCAATATAAATAATAACTATATAGATCATCATGCCCATGGATCTTTCATCCTTCATACTCTGTTCTGATGAAGCATCCCGGGCTGCTACCATAAGCACTTCTCCTATATCACTACTGGATTCCACTGCCTTTGTAATAAGAGTTACTGAACGTGCAACAAGCCGTGTTTTTGTTCTGTTGGCAAATCTTATCATTGCATCATTTATACTTATACCCCAGATAATGTCATTCCAGATTCTGTTGATCTCACCTCCCATACTCTTTGGATTTGATTTTACTATCATTTTGATTGAATCTTTCAATGTCATTCCTGTTTCATTAGCACTTGCCAGCTTTTTTAAAAAATCAGGAAGATTTTTCTCAAATTTTTTCATTCGCCTTGATTTTATTTCATGAAATACTGCCAGCGGAACAATTGTTATGTATGCTGCCAGAACTATCTTATCGTCCAGAAAAGTAACCATGTCAGAAGTTGTGTACAGATGTTCTGCATTAATTGCAAAGGGAACTGCAATGATAAGAAATGCAATAGGGAATGTCAATGCAAGGGAGATCATTGGCCTCTCAAGCATTGGCCTTAGAGGATTGTGGATCAGGGATCGAAGGTAAAGTATTTTTTGGATTTTTCAAATTTTTCAATTTGCTCTGTTTTTTCTGAGTACTTTTCACTATTTTCTACATATCTATTTTCCTCTTTGCATTTCTTTTCGACCAGGTGACTATTTTCGTTTTCTATTTTACTGGTTTCGAGCAGGGATGGTTCCCCTTCTTCCCCTGGAGTTATGATGCTGATCATAACTATAAACATCAGGGAGCCAATTGGCAAAATTGCGTATATGAGCGCATATATCATGACCTGGGTTCCGGAGCCCATTACCGCCATCATAACTCCTACAATTATTATGAACAATGGTCCTGCTACAAATGCAGTCACATAAGATTCGGCAAGGAGTCCCAGGGTTTCAAGGAATCCTTTCTGATCGTTTGATGATTGTTGAAGATATTGTTCTGATTTGTCCTGGAAGTATCTGGGAATACTGCCTCCAGCATCGATAACGGTAAGTAGATTGTACATAAGATCCTGAAAACGTGCAGAAGGTGTGATTTCGATAGAATTTTTTATGGCAGTTCGCAGATCATGTCCAAAATAGTCGATATCCCTGATAATGGTATCCACTTCTTTAGATACTTCTCCATAAGTCCTTTCTGATTTAGCAAGCTCTCTAAATACTTCGATTATATTCATTCCGCCCTTGCTCTGCGAATACATAAAGGTTACAGCGTATGGTATTTGAGTATCTATTTTAGTTTTTCTTTCTCCTGCCAGGAAAGCAGGATACATCATGAAAAGTGTATATATTATTCCTGTAAAAATAACAGTCAGTGTTATTATCACAAAAAACGCTATTATAATATCCCGGTACTCAAGAATCCATGCGACGGAAGGACCAAAT
Above is a genomic segment from Methanosalsum zhilinae DSM 4017 containing:
- the rnhB gene encoding ribonuclease HII, whose product is MTIIAGIDEAGKGPVIGPMCIAGVAIDESKLNTIKNLKVRDSKTVTASKRKEFAYQIKKYSDDWYIFEISPQQIDELRKVMTMNQIMVHGFLKVLNKLRPDKAYVDSVDVNSERFGSTLKIKYSESNPGAKQIEIISKHRADSIYPIVSAASIIAKVRRDELIEKIKKEMGIDFGSGYPSDPKTKKFLEEWICENDSFPEFVRHSWKTCDNLIKKHK
- a CDS encoding type II secretion system F family protein — its product is MISLALTFPIAFLIIAVPFAINAEHLYTTSDMVTFLDDKIVLAAYITIVPLAVFHEIKSRRMKKFEKNLPDFLKKLASANETGMTLKDSIKMIVKSNPKSMGGEINRIWNDIIWGISINDAMIRFANRTKTRLVARSVTLITKAVESSSDIGEVLMVAARDASSEQSMKDERSMGMMIYIVIIYIAFFVFVGVIYVVSTTFLAEMAAAGEKMAATGNQAGFLGTFDLDSYIQLFKHAAIIQGFSSGLMAGAMGEGSVMSGLKHAIVMMTIGYLLFTMFM
- a CDS encoding type II secretion system F family protein, which gives rise to MKKTNSVRTNENGEEDTDQYQSGPVHGDEHPDMHDDKLHEDKIREKRSNFLNKNIDKLDELAIKARIFFNLSKQIPFILLGNRIKNQGGRYESLQVKLRQARIPISYEMYISNAIFYSALSALVGALSGIFLAYTLIYLIGIPENITNLAFGPSVAWILEYRDIIIAFFVIITLTVIFTGIIYTLFMMYPAFLAGERKTKIDTQIPYAVTFMYSQSKGGMNIIEVFRELAKSERTYGEVSKEVDTIIRDIDYFGHDLRTAIKNSIEITPSARFQDLMYNLLTVIDAGGSIPRYFQDKSEQYLQQSSNDQKGFLETLGLLAESYVTAFVAGPLFIIIVGVMMAVMGSGTQVMIYALIYAILPIGSLMFIVMISIITPGEEGEPSLLETSKIENENSHLVEKKCKEENRYVENSEKYSEKTEQIEKFEKSKKYFTFDP